A stretch of Lysinibacillus agricola DNA encodes these proteins:
- a CDS encoding glutathione peroxidase has translation MSIYDIQVALEDGTAYSLDRYKGKAMLIVNTASKCGFTPQFEELEDLYKKYQDEGLVVLGFPSNQFKQEVATAEEAASQCRLTYGVTFPMHDIVKVNGKDAHAIFEHLTSHSKGFLGNSVKWNFTKFLVDRNGEVVGRYGSADKPSSFEDDIKKVLA, from the coding sequence ATGAGCATTTACGACATTCAGGTTGCTTTAGAAGATGGGACTGCATATAGCTTAGATCGTTATAAGGGTAAGGCAATGTTAATTGTTAATACGGCTTCAAAATGTGGTTTTACACCGCAGTTTGAAGAATTAGAAGATCTATATAAAAAATATCAGGATGAAGGCCTTGTTGTTCTTGGCTTCCCTTCAAATCAGTTTAAGCAAGAGGTAGCGACTGCTGAGGAAGCGGCGTCACAATGTCGTTTGACATATGGCGTGACGTTCCCTATGCATGACATTGTGAAGGTCAATGGGAAGGATGCACACGCTATTTTTGAGCATCTAACATCGCATTCAAAAGGCTTTCTCGGCAACAGTGTAAAGTGGAATTTCACAAAATTCCTTGTGGATCGTAATGGTGAGGTTGTTGGACGCTATGGATCAGCCGATAAGCCAAGTAGCTTTGAGGATGATATAAAAAAAGTTTTAGCATAA
- a CDS encoding ABC transporter ATP-binding protein yields MTPLLKVQNVEKTYGKGANTFTALSNISFEVEKGEFVGVMGPSGAGKSTLLNVLATIDTPTTGEIIIGDTNLARMKDAELADFRRDNLGFIFQDYNLLDSLTVRENIVLPLAIAKVPTKAINARVERIATLFGIKELLDKYPYQISGGQKQRTASSRALVTEPKIIFADEPTGALDSKSATDLLESLSDLNNSQASTIMMVTHDAFAASFCQRILFIQDGQLSKEIHRGTQTRKQFFQEILQVLAGIGGGVNDVI; encoded by the coding sequence ATGACGCCATTATTAAAGGTACAAAATGTAGAAAAAACATACGGCAAAGGCGCAAATACATTTACAGCGCTATCGAATATATCATTTGAAGTAGAAAAAGGAGAGTTTGTTGGTGTAATGGGGCCTTCAGGGGCTGGGAAATCGACGCTACTTAATGTGTTAGCCACAATTGATACGCCAACGACTGGTGAAATTATTATTGGTGATACAAACTTAGCACGCATGAAGGATGCTGAGTTAGCAGATTTCCGCCGCGATAATTTAGGTTTTATCTTCCAAGACTATAACTTACTCGATTCTTTAACAGTTCGGGAAAATATCGTACTGCCTCTTGCGATTGCAAAAGTGCCAACAAAGGCAATTAACGCAAGGGTAGAACGTATAGCTACACTGTTCGGGATAAAAGAGTTACTCGATAAATATCCATATCAAATTTCAGGTGGGCAAAAACAACGTACAGCTTCATCACGTGCGTTAGTAACAGAGCCGAAAATAATCTTTGCGGATGAGCCAACAGGTGCTCTTGATTCAAAATCAGCAACAGACTTGCTTGAAAGTTTAAGTGATTTAAATAATTCACAAGCGTCCACGATTATGATGGTTACGCACGACGCATTCGCAGCAAGTTTCTGCCAGCGCATTTTATTCATTCAAGACGGACAGCTTTCTAAGGAAATTCATCGTGGTACTCAAACAAGAAAGCAGTTCTTCCAAGAGATTTTACAGGTGCTTGCTGGCATCGGGGGTGGAGTAAATGACGTTATTTAG
- a CDS encoding VanZ family protein, translating to MSVYTNSIMVAFLITIFASFVLFVPWLIYTYRKYGYLSVSKTIITFSFIFYFLSALCLVLLPFPETRDTCSLQAPDTVHYNLHPFQFVTDILKDSGIVLTNPSTWIYIPKQPAFYQAFYNFLLLMPFGVYLRYFLKKREYWKRAFLFSFLLTLFYEVTQYTGIYGIFNCAYRIFDVDDLILNSVGALLGFFLAPVVWALFPSHEEVTAKTTEMVEKDIVKPLSILLALAIDVFIVHVILFFVSVVTGYSDIFEFLVKIALYMLLFGVVPSFTKGATLGMKFMRFTMVSENGKSIVSQSWRRCVAILVVVCTSEIITIIGQIKLDMDSPFYILQIVITLLAFIANFVLTMVIAIHVIRVIVSGGKRRFYMDYYAGLLATRKK from the coding sequence ATGTCAGTTTATACAAATTCTATTATGGTGGCTTTTTTAATAACAATTTTCGCATCCTTTGTACTATTTGTACCTTGGCTAATTTATACGTATCGGAAATATGGCTACTTATCTGTATCCAAAACGATTATTACGTTCTCATTTATTTTTTACTTCTTATCGGCATTATGCTTAGTTTTATTGCCTTTCCCAGAAACACGTGATACTTGCTCTCTGCAAGCCCCAGATACAGTCCATTATAATTTACATCCTTTTCAATTTGTCACTGATATTTTAAAGGATAGTGGGATTGTTTTGACGAATCCATCAACATGGATTTATATCCCAAAGCAGCCTGCTTTTTATCAGGCATTTTATAATTTCTTACTGCTCATGCCGTTTGGCGTGTACTTGCGTTATTTTCTTAAAAAAAGAGAGTACTGGAAGCGTGCATTTCTATTTAGCTTTTTGCTAACATTGTTTTATGAGGTAACCCAATATACAGGGATTTATGGCATCTTTAATTGTGCGTATCGAATTTTTGATGTGGATGATTTAATACTTAACAGTGTTGGTGCACTATTAGGGTTCTTCTTAGCCCCTGTTGTGTGGGCGCTGTTTCCATCTCATGAAGAGGTGACGGCTAAAACAACAGAAATGGTCGAGAAAGATATTGTCAAACCATTATCTATTTTGTTGGCACTAGCAATAGATGTATTTATAGTACATGTCATTTTGTTCTTCGTTAGTGTCGTAACAGGCTATAGTGACATTTTCGAGTTTTTAGTAAAAATTGCTTTGTATATGTTGTTATTTGGTGTTGTTCCAAGCTTTACAAAAGGTGCAACATTAGGGATGAAGTTTATGCGATTTACAATGGTAAGTGAAAACGGCAAAAGCATTGTAAGTCAATCTTGGCGCCGTTGTGTTGCTATTCTCGTAGTAGTCTGTACTTCGGAGATTATAACAATTATAGGCCAGATAAAATTAGATATGGATTCACCATTTTATATACTACAAATTGTCATTACATTGTTAGCCTTTATAGCAAACTTTGTTCTAACAATGGTTATTGCTATTCATGTAATACGTGTCATTGTAAGTGGAGGTAAACGTCGTTTTTATATGGACTATTATGCAGGCTTACTAGCAACGAGAAAAAAATAA
- a CDS encoding ABC transporter permease: MTLFSLARKNIQRNLANYFLYIASMVFSIVIYFTFVTLKYNDDLSALKQSSQQIKGLMSAASVVLLFFIIIFMAYSNSFFMKRRKKEVALYSLLGVRKQKIGLMLFFENLVIGFVSLVLGIVLGFFMSQGLLMILVRLMGFEVVGSLTFSPEALVNTTWIFALLFLFTSLQGYRVIYQFKLIDLFHAEKQGEKIPRASFLAAILGTALIAFGYYTASEDIFTSNIWQFFTVLGTPLMVIGVTIAGTYLLFHSVSVFVLTALKKATSWSWKGLNLIGVSQLLYRIRANAKSLSIIAILSATTITAGGGVFGMYYNAEATVRHMLPNTFMWKGDMVKFSQEDVLYNESLSVKNLRVDNEYSFFEYTLLKESDYNRLAKLQGKDEELHIADGSTVLLDATFDERFSHDFTGEEFKLENGESFHVDKMYTESVLNFIPAGTVLVVNDKVFAATNAENVKMQVVGMDNDLKQQEISKEISNQLATEQQEGFSSVPQSYEASLATVGSLLFVGSFLGLVFLAATGSIIYFKILTEAEEDQSKYAILNKIGVNKKQILKTVAGQVAVIFSAPLIVGIAHSAFALLAFSQLFGMDITKPVILWMIAYSAIYGIYYIFTVRSFYKIVRQGN, translated from the coding sequence ATGACGTTATTTAGTTTAGCGCGTAAAAATATTCAGCGCAATTTGGCGAATTACTTTTTGTATATCGCTTCGATGGTCTTTAGTATCGTCATCTACTTTACGTTTGTGACATTGAAATATAATGATGATCTTTCAGCCTTAAAACAATCATCGCAGCAAATTAAAGGATTGATGAGTGCAGCATCTGTTGTGCTATTATTCTTTATCATCATCTTTATGGCGTATTCCAATTCGTTTTTTATGAAAAGACGAAAAAAGGAAGTAGCACTTTACTCTCTACTAGGAGTGCGTAAGCAGAAAATCGGCTTAATGCTCTTTTTTGAGAATTTAGTGATCGGTTTTGTTTCCCTAGTACTAGGAATTGTTCTTGGATTCTTTATGTCACAAGGTTTATTAATGATCTTAGTACGTTTAATGGGCTTTGAGGTTGTAGGAAGTTTAACATTTTCCCCTGAGGCTCTAGTAAATACAACATGGATTTTTGCGCTACTATTTTTATTCACATCTTTACAAGGCTATCGTGTCATTTATCAATTTAAACTGATTGACCTGTTCCATGCGGAGAAGCAAGGAGAGAAAATTCCACGTGCATCATTCTTAGCAGCTATTCTTGGGACAGCGCTAATTGCATTTGGATATTATACAGCCTCTGAAGATATATTTACGAGCAATATTTGGCAATTTTTCACAGTGCTAGGTACTCCACTAATGGTTATAGGTGTAACGATTGCAGGGACATATCTATTATTCCATAGTGTTAGCGTATTTGTATTAACGGCGTTGAAAAAAGCAACTTCTTGGTCATGGAAAGGCTTGAATTTAATTGGTGTATCACAATTATTGTACCGTATTCGAGCAAATGCTAAATCGCTTTCGATCATCGCTATTTTAAGTGCGACAACGATCACAGCAGGTGGCGGCGTTTTCGGGATGTATTACAATGCGGAAGCAACTGTACGACATATGTTACCTAACACATTTATGTGGAAGGGCGATATGGTAAAATTTTCGCAAGAAGACGTCTTGTACAATGAATCACTTTCTGTGAAAAATTTACGTGTTGATAATGAATATTCGTTTTTTGAATATACATTATTAAAGGAATCCGACTATAATCGTTTAGCGAAATTGCAGGGGAAAGATGAAGAACTGCACATTGCAGATGGTTCAACAGTGTTACTTGATGCAACTTTCGACGAACGTTTCTCACATGATTTTACGGGTGAAGAGTTTAAATTGGAGAACGGGGAATCATTCCATGTTGATAAAATGTATACAGAGAGTGTATTAAACTTTATTCCAGCTGGAACAGTACTCGTTGTTAATGATAAAGTATTCGCTGCCACAAATGCAGAGAATGTTAAAATGCAAGTAGTTGGTATGGATAATGACTTGAAGCAACAGGAGATTTCAAAAGAGATTTCCAATCAACTAGCTACTGAACAGCAGGAAGGATTCTCAAGTGTTCCGCAAAGTTATGAGGCTAGTTTAGCTACTGTAGGATCACTATTGTTTGTAGGAAGCTTTTTAGGATTAGTATTTTTAGCAGCGACAGGAAGTATTATTTACTTCAAAATTTTAACTGAGGCAGAGGAAGATCAGTCTAAATATGCGATTTTAAATAAAATCGGTGTTAATAAAAAACAAATATTAAAAACAGTTGCAGGGCAGGTTGCTGTTATCTTTAGTGCACCACTCATTGTCGGCATCGCACATAGTGCATTTGCGCTGCTAGCCTTTTCACAACTATTTGGTATGGATATAACGAAACCAGTCATACTGTGGATGATTGCTTATTCTGCAATTTACGGCATCTATTATATCTTTACAGTTCGTTCATTCTATAAAATTGTTAGACAGGGGAATTAA
- a CDS encoding YxeA family protein, with translation MKKVFLGIGALFILFVAGLVVLMTVDFNRLNKEAYYVHITTDGEVEEFKVSNGEIWKSYWYEVPAYDKNGEEQTLKFSAQKNLRHDAYLKLYVKKETEVTSFDEIKFHELPAKVQELMKK, from the coding sequence ATGAAAAAAGTTTTCTTAGGTATAGGAGCATTGTTTATATTGTTCGTAGCAGGTCTTGTTGTTCTAATGACCGTAGATTTTAACCGTTTAAATAAAGAAGCTTACTATGTTCATATCACTACTGACGGTGAAGTAGAGGAATTTAAGGTAAGCAACGGTGAAATATGGAAGTCATATTGGTATGAGGTACCTGCTTATGACAAAAACGGTGAAGAGCAAACATTAAAGTTTTCAGCTCAGAAAAATTTACGCCACGATGCATACTTGAAGCTTTATGTAAAAAAAGAAACAGAAGTTACATCATTTGATGAAATAAAATTCCATGAGCTGCCTGCAAAAGTACAGGAGCTAATGAAGAAATAA
- a CDS encoding serine-tRNA(Ala) deacylase AlaX, with the protein MKELLYYQDVMLREFKATVINNGTDKDGRNYVVLSNTAFYPTGGGQPHDTGTLNDIEVIDVEKINDEILHYIQGDSSTLAGEVHGKLNWQRRFDHMQQHAGQHILTAAFVELFDAPTVSFHLGSEQVTIDIAVDALTEEQLVAAEARANEMILENRPMETKWITEKELENYSLRKEVAVTGDIRLVIIPNFDYNGCGGTHPTSTGQVSAIKILGTEKMKGNIRVSFVCGHRVLAELAMRKKVLADVARQLSVPEAEAATALTKILTAQKYTEKALLAAKEELLNYEAKALVSSKKRIITAAFTQRTMQELQKLARTIVAEQTESIVLLVSKNEDKLQFVAARGAKVEKSMKDIAAKALPLINGKGGGSDQMVQGGGERIISAEQLLEAMQEVLN; encoded by the coding sequence TTGAAAGAACTACTATATTATCAAGATGTTATGCTACGTGAATTTAAAGCAACAGTTATCAACAATGGAACTGATAAAGATGGCCGTAACTACGTGGTGCTATCTAATACTGCATTTTATCCAACAGGAGGCGGACAACCTCATGATACAGGTACTTTAAATGATATCGAGGTCATTGATGTTGAGAAAATTAATGATGAAATTCTTCATTATATTCAAGGCGACTCTTCGACTTTGGCGGGAGAAGTGCATGGTAAATTGAATTGGCAACGACGTTTTGATCATATGCAGCAGCATGCAGGTCAACATATTTTAACAGCGGCTTTTGTCGAGCTTTTTGATGCACCAACTGTTAGCTTCCATTTGGGTAGTGAGCAGGTCACAATTGATATTGCCGTGGATGCCCTAACAGAAGAACAACTTGTAGCCGCGGAAGCCCGTGCCAATGAAATGATTCTAGAGAATCGTCCAATGGAAACGAAATGGATTACAGAAAAAGAACTTGAAAACTATAGCCTACGTAAAGAGGTAGCCGTCACAGGAGATATTCGACTTGTTATTATTCCTAACTTTGATTACAACGGCTGTGGCGGTACCCATCCAACATCAACGGGACAAGTAAGTGCGATAAAGATCCTTGGCACAGAGAAAATGAAGGGCAATATTCGTGTCTCCTTTGTCTGTGGTCACCGAGTTTTAGCAGAGCTTGCCATGCGAAAGAAAGTACTAGCTGACGTTGCAAGACAATTAAGTGTACCTGAAGCAGAAGCGGCTACAGCACTTACAAAAATCTTAACAGCACAGAAATATACAGAAAAAGCACTCTTAGCAGCAAAAGAAGAGCTGCTAAATTATGAAGCAAAAGCGCTAGTCTCTAGTAAAAAACGTATTATTACTGCAGCCTTTACTCAGCGTACTATGCAGGAGCTTCAAAAATTAGCAAGAACTATTGTCGCTGAGCAGACAGAATCTATCGTATTACTCGTTTCAAAAAATGAAGACAAGCTTCAGTTTGTAGCAGCACGTGGCGCAAAAGTTGAGAAAAGTATGAAGGATATTGCTGCAAAGGCACTGCCACTCATTAATGGAAAAGGCGGCGGCAGTGATCAAATGGTACAAGGCGGTGGCGAGCGTATTATCTCTGCCGAACAACTATTGGAAGCTATGCAAGAAGTACTTAACTGA
- a CDS encoding sensor histidine kinase: protein MKWKLTARFLLSVLSIVIIVIFLNTAILIGFFIFQQVNKYDNTTSYSEENFVREFQQYIDISNGTPAVSKDGLQQLHQRNAWIQLLDNNGQVVDAHFAPDKAPSHYAPIDLIQVYKYKEFDVDTTVYVGSKESISYLIGIKGSGVIRYVTHFSGSSVLQFIGKFGLLIVIADLLVATLVGWLFGRTLTKPLYAMIERIRHLKNREHMPNKMPGGVYKPVFENLNEVSRELAAHEEERKRLEMMREEWISNVSHDMKTPLASIRGYAELLNDGNLSSHEQTEYAHIIEKQSLHMQDLLDDLNLTMRLRHQQLPLSLTEVNMVQFIREIVIDTLNTPQYEQANIEFNATKDVIKHHIDEHFMRRAVMNFLHNALLHNPSDVSVTILVEDHSITISDNGKGISAEDLEHIFERYYRGTNTEQTYGTGLGTAIARDIIEAHGGTVTITSEEQQGTTVSIQLQEDKKE from the coding sequence ATGAAATGGAAATTAACAGCTAGATTCCTTCTGTCTGTGCTGTCTATTGTTATTATTGTTATTTTCTTGAATACAGCCATTTTAATTGGTTTTTTCATTTTCCAACAGGTAAATAAATACGATAATACAACTTCGTATTCAGAAGAAAACTTCGTGCGCGAGTTCCAACAGTATATTGATATAAGTAATGGAACGCCAGCAGTAAGCAAGGATGGTCTTCAACAATTGCATCAGCGAAATGCTTGGATTCAATTACTTGATAATAATGGGCAAGTCGTTGATGCCCATTTTGCCCCGGATAAAGCGCCTTCACACTATGCACCGATTGATTTAATTCAAGTTTATAAATATAAAGAATTCGATGTTGATACAACCGTGTATGTGGGAAGTAAAGAAAGTATTAGTTATCTTATCGGCATCAAGGGCAGTGGCGTTATTAGATATGTCACTCATTTTTCTGGCTCATCTGTCTTACAGTTTATTGGCAAGTTTGGTTTGCTCATTGTCATTGCTGATTTATTAGTAGCTACACTCGTCGGCTGGCTCTTCGGACGAACGTTGACCAAGCCTCTATATGCAATGATTGAACGTATTCGTCATTTAAAGAATCGTGAGCATATGCCTAATAAAATGCCCGGTGGCGTGTACAAACCAGTTTTTGAAAATTTAAATGAAGTATCGAGAGAGCTTGCCGCGCATGAGGAGGAACGCAAAAGATTAGAGATGATGCGTGAGGAATGGATTAGTAATGTCTCACACGATATGAAAACACCGCTTGCCTCCATTCGTGGTTATGCAGAGCTACTGAATGATGGAAATTTATCTTCTCATGAACAAACAGAATACGCTCACATTATCGAGAAACAATCATTGCATATGCAAGATTTACTGGATGATTTAAACTTAACTATGCGATTAAGACATCAGCAGCTTCCACTTAGCTTAACGGAGGTAAATATGGTGCAATTTATTCGTGAAATCGTTATTGATACACTCAATACACCTCAATATGAGCAGGCCAATATTGAATTTAATGCAACTAAAGATGTTATCAAGCATCACATTGACGAGCACTTTATGAGACGAGCGGTAATGAATTTTTTACACAATGCTTTGCTTCATAATCCTTCCGACGTATCCGTTACTATTCTTGTTGAAGATCATTCCATTACGATTTCTGATAACGGTAAAGGCATTTCTGCCGAAGATCTTGAACATATTTTCGAGCGCTATTATCGAGGGACAAATACTGAGCAAACATATGGTACTGGTTTAGGTACTGCTATTGCTAGAGATATTATTGAAGCGCACGGAGGAACTGTAACGATTACCTCTGAAGAACAACAAGGTACAACTGTCAGCATTCAATTACAAGAAGACAAAAAGGAGTAG
- a CDS encoding response regulator transcription factor, with protein sequence MQEPTILVVDDEADLANLLKVSLQKEGYKEIHTAGSIQEAWTSFQQTQPDIVLLDVMLPDGEGYDLCRRIREVSHVPVLFMSAKNEEIDKILGLAIGGDDYITKPFSPKEVAYRVKAQLRRAGYHTQEAVPVASEKSIQVGPFLLNGDETEVHKDDVLLELTAKEIGLMACFMNNPNRILSKETLFERVWGEDFFGSDNTVMVHIRRLREKVEKDASKPVYITTVKGLGYKFIVPKEEQV encoded by the coding sequence ATGCAAGAGCCAACTATTCTAGTGGTGGATGATGAGGCTGATTTAGCAAACCTTCTAAAAGTCAGCCTGCAAAAAGAAGGTTATAAAGAAATTCATACAGCTGGCTCCATTCAAGAAGCATGGACGAGCTTTCAACAAACACAACCCGATATTGTACTACTCGATGTGATGCTTCCTGATGGCGAGGGCTACGATTTATGTCGTCGTATTCGAGAGGTATCGCATGTGCCAGTGCTTTTCATGTCAGCGAAAAATGAGGAAATTGATAAAATTTTAGGACTCGCTATCGGAGGAGACGATTATATTACGAAACCTTTTAGTCCTAAAGAGGTTGCCTATCGTGTGAAGGCACAGCTTCGCAGAGCGGGCTATCACACGCAAGAAGCAGTGCCAGTAGCTTCCGAGAAGTCGATTCAAGTTGGTCCATTCTTACTTAATGGTGATGAAACGGAGGTACATAAGGACGACGTTTTATTGGAGCTAACAGCGAAAGAGATCGGCTTGATGGCTTGCTTTATGAATAATCCTAATCGAATTTTAAGTAAAGAAACGCTATTTGAACGTGTATGGGGAGAGGACTTTTTCGGCTCAGACAATACCGTGATGGTGCATATTCGACGTCTGCGTGAAAAGGTTGAAAAAGATGCATCGAAGCCTGTGTATATTACAACTGTAAAAGGGCTTGGCTATAAATTTATCGTTCCAAAAGAGGAACAAGTATGA
- a CDS encoding FAD-dependent oxidoreductase, whose product MKYVIIGGDAAGMSAAMEIYRNVPGAEITSVERGFIYSYGQCGLPYVVDGRISSTKRLIARDVETFRDKYGIDARVGHEVNGIDVDKQLVFGTQSSGESFEIPYDKLLIATGADPIMPVEKGSDLAGIHTVKTIPQLEDLLADLTPDIENVTIIGAGYIGLEMAETIHACGKKVRLIQRGSYVARILDEELAQHVHEEAKKNDIELVLNTNVEAFEGNQRVERVMTDNGAFDTGLVIMAVGIKPNTRFLEGTGIALTKNGAVIVNRHLETSVENIYAAGDCATHFHIVKERLDYIPLGTTANKQGRLAGLNMSGKFAPFRGIVGTSILKFFNLTIATTGINERNAKELGFEYEAFKLSARHIAGYYPGAQRMFIKIVVRKRDQQLLGAQIVGPAGVDKRIDVFATALFNKMTLPDLLDLDLAYAPPFNGVWDPLQQVARINARL is encoded by the coding sequence ATGAAATACGTAATCATCGGGGGAGATGCTGCCGGAATGTCAGCAGCAATGGAAATATATCGAAATGTACCAGGAGCAGAGATTACATCTGTAGAACGTGGATTTATTTATTCATATGGGCAGTGTGGGTTGCCCTATGTTGTAGATGGACGTATTTCATCGACAAAGCGTCTCATTGCAAGAGATGTAGAAACGTTTCGTGATAAGTATGGTATTGATGCACGTGTTGGTCATGAGGTTAACGGAATTGATGTAGACAAGCAGCTTGTTTTTGGAACACAGTCATCTGGGGAATCATTTGAAATTCCCTATGATAAGCTACTTATTGCAACAGGCGCAGATCCTATTATGCCAGTGGAAAAGGGTTCGGATTTAGCAGGTATACACACAGTAAAAACAATACCTCAGCTAGAGGATTTACTAGCTGATTTAACGCCAGATATTGAAAATGTAACAATTATAGGTGCAGGCTATATTGGGCTAGAGATGGCTGAGACGATACATGCTTGCGGCAAAAAAGTAAGATTGATTCAACGAGGTAGTTATGTTGCAAGAATTTTAGATGAAGAGCTTGCGCAACATGTTCATGAGGAAGCAAAAAAGAACGATATCGAGCTTGTGCTAAATACAAACGTAGAGGCGTTTGAGGGGAATCAACGCGTTGAGCGTGTTATGACGGACAATGGCGCATTTGATACAGGTTTAGTCATTATGGCTGTGGGGATTAAACCGAATACACGATTTTTAGAGGGAACAGGCATAGCACTGACTAAAAATGGTGCAGTCATCGTTAATCGACATTTAGAGACCTCTGTTGAAAATATTTATGCTGCGGGTGATTGTGCAACGCATTTTCATATTGTGAAAGAACGTTTAGATTATATACCTCTCGGAACGACAGCTAATAAGCAAGGTCGTTTAGCGGGACTAAATATGTCGGGCAAGTTTGCGCCGTTTCGTGGGATTGTGGGTACTTCGATCTTAAAATTTTTCAATTTAACAATCGCCACGACAGGTATTAATGAGCGCAATGCTAAAGAGCTAGGTTTTGAATATGAGGCATTTAAATTGTCTGCGCGTCATATTGCAGGCTATTATCCAGGTGCCCAACGAATGTTTATTAAAATTGTTGTTCGTAAACGAGATCAACAGCTTTTAGGCGCACAAATTGTTGGTCCGGCAGGTGTTGATAAACGGATCGATGTGTTTGCAACAGCCTTATTCAATAAAATGACGTTACCAGATTTACTAGATTTAGATTTAGCCTACGCGCCTCCATTCAATGGTGTTTGGGATCCGCTACAGCAGGTTGCCAGAATAAATGCGCGTTTATAA
- a CDS encoding DUF6509 family protein encodes MEITQFSMEEILDPTNIIEGKRYEFILDVDIDEEDELYHEAGIEIRVLIAEKGEEPFILNYFILEKAKGEYLDFALEDEELEEILAFCKEEITKA; translated from the coding sequence ATGGAAATTACACAATTCTCAATGGAAGAAATTTTAGATCCAACAAACATTATTGAAGGCAAGCGTTATGAATTTATTTTAGATGTAGATATTGATGAGGAAGATGAACTTTATCACGAAGCAGGAATTGAAATTCGTGTATTAATTGCTGAAAAAGGTGAAGAGCCATTTATTTTAAATTACTTCATCCTGGAAAAAGCTAAAGGTGAGTATTTAGATTTTGCATTAGAGGATGAAGAGCTAGAAGAAATTTTAGCATTCTGCAAAGAGGAAATTACAAAAGCATAA